The Cellulosimicrobium sp. ES-005 genome segment GAGGTCGCACGCCTCGCGGGCGACCGCCGGGTCCCGCTCGTCGTCGCGCTGTCGACCCGGCACGGCGACGCGGAGTCGGGCCTCGGGCAGCTCCTCGCGAGCGACGGGTCGCTCGGCGGCGTCGTGTACGTGGGCATGTCCCGCACCGACGACCGGCTCGCGCGCGCCGTCGCGGACGGGCTGCCCGTCGTCGTCATCGACGAGGAGGTCGACCTCGACCTGCCCGTCGAGACGATCACCGTCGACAACTACGGCGGTGCCTACCAGGCCACGAGCTACCTCGTGCAGCAGGGGCACCGGCGCATCGCGCACGTCGCCGGACCGGCCGAGCTGTCCACGACCCAGGACCGCCTGCGGGGCTACGTCGACGCGATGCACGACGCCGGCCTCGACGTCGACCCGGACCTCGTGCGCCACGGCCCGTACACCGAGCAGTTCGGCGCCTCGACGTTCCCCTACCTCACGCGGCCCGGGAACGCGCCGACGGCCGTGTTCGTCGGCAGCGACATCGTCGCCGTCGGGATGCTGGGCGCGGCCGAGCTGCACGGCATCTCCATCCCCGACGACCTCTCGGTCGTCGGGTGCGACGGCATCCGCGTCGGCCAGTGGCTGCGCCCCAAGCTCACGACGCTCGAGCAGCCCGTCGCGGCGCTCGCGCTCGCCGCGATGGACGCGATCGAGCGGTCGATGACGGGCGAGCGTCGGACCGGGGCGCCCGCCCGCACCGTCCTGCCCCTGCACCTCGTCGTGCGGGGCTCGGTGTCGCGGCCCGCCGACCGCTGAGGGGTTCTCCGCCGTCGTGTCTCACGTCGCGACCAGCGGCGGGGTGAGGACCACGACCGCAGCGCCCGCGGCTAGCGGTCCACGGGCGGCACGGAGCAAGGCGGCGCGGACCAGGTGCGGTTCTCCGCGCACCGGGTCCACGGTTCCCCCTCCGTGCGGATCGTCATGCCGCGCGCGCGTCCGCGGCCCGTCGGGTCCAGCGCACGACGACGTACAGCACCGCGCCGACGGCGAGCAGGATGCCCGCGCGCAGCCACGTCACGGCGTCCTGCTGGGTGAGCAGCAGGACGCACGACGCCACGCCCAGCACCGGCACGACCGTCGCGACGCGGAAGTGCGGTGCGTCGACCGAGTCGCGTCGCAGCACGAGGACCGCGACGTTGGTCGAGGCGAAGACGAGCAGCAGGAGCAGCACGACGGTCTCGGCGAGCCCGGCCACGTCGCCCGTGAAGACGAGCCCCATGGCGACCGCCGTCGTCACGACGATCGCGACCCACGGGGTGCGGCGGTGCGGGAGCACCCGGCCGAGGACCGACGGGAGCAGGCCCTGTTCCGCCATGCCGTAGGCGAGCCGGCTCGACATGATCATCGTCAGCAGCGCGCCGTTCGCCACGGCGATCAGGGCCACGAGCGAGAACACCCACGCAGGCACGGACCCCTCGGCGTCGACGACCTCGAGCAGCGGGCCCGTGGACCCGGCGAGCGTCTGCGGGTCGACGACCGCGACGGCGGCCACGCCGACCGCCACGTAGACCACCCCGGCGGTGACGAGCGCCCCGAAGAGCGCGCGCGGGTAGGTGCGCCGGACGTCGCGCACCTCCTCCGCGAGGTTCGCCGAGGTCTCGAACCCGACGAACGAGTAGTACGCGAGGATCGCCGCCGCGAGGACGGCGAGCGCCGGCGTCGTGCCCTCCGCGAACTGCGTGACCCGCCCCGGGGAGCCCTCGCCGCGGCCCAGCACGACCGCGGCCAGCACGACCACGAGGACGAGGCCGGACAGCTCGATCGCGGTCATCGCGACGTTGGCGCGCAGCGACTCCTTGATGCCGCGCGCGTTGAGCGCGGCGACGAGCGCGAGGAAGAGCACGGCCACGAGCCGGTCGGGCGCGTCGACGAAGGTCGCGAGGTAGTCGCCCGCGAACGCGAGCGAGAGCCCCGCCGCGCTCGTCACCCCGGCGGCGAGCATGGAGAACCCGACGAGGAACGACACGAGCGGGCTGCGGAACGCCCGGTCGGCGAACACCGCCGCGCCCCCGGCCTGCGGGTACTTGGTGACGAGCTCGGCGTACGAGCCGGCGGTGAGCAGGGCGAGGCCCAGCGCCACGAGCAGGGGCAGCCACACCGCGCCGCCGACCTCGCCGGCCATCTCGCCCACGAGCGCGTAGACGCCCGCGCCCAGCACGTCCCCGAGGATGAACAGGTAGAGGAGCCGGCCCCCGACCGACCGGGACAGCCGGGTCTGCGGGTCGACGGCCTGGTCCTGGGGTGCCGGGGGTGCGCTCATCGGGTCACCGTGCCACGGGCCCGTCCCGCTCGCGGCCCGGGCGGCGACGGCCCGCGGGCAGGCCGGCGGGAGCGTGTGCGAGCCGGGTGGGCCCGTGCGAGCGTGGAGGTCCCGGGTCCAGCAGCGAGCCCGTCCGCACGAGCGTGACCGGCCGGGACCAGGCGTCGTCGGCCCGTCGCGCGCGGTCGCGAGGAGACGAGCATGGGCGACACGTCGGTGGTGCGAGGCGCGGGCACGACGGGACGTCGTGCGCGCCGGGCCGTGGTCCTGGGCGGCGCCGGGTTCGTAGGCAGCCACGTGTGCGAGGCGCTCGTGGCCCGGGGCACGGAGGTCGTGTGCGTGGACGACCTGTCGACGGGCGAGGTCCGCAACCTCGACGCGCTGCGCGACGAGCCCCGGTTCCGGTTCGTGGCGGCCGACGTCAGCGCGGGGATCGACGTCCCGGACCCCGGCCGGGTCGACCTCGTGCTGCACCTCGCGTCGCCCGCCTCGCCGGTGGACTACCTGCGGCTCCCGCTCGAGACCCTGCTCGTGGGCTCGGCAGGGACCCGCCACGGGCTCGAGCTCGCCGGGCGGGCCGGGGCACGGTTCGTGCTCGCCTCGACGTCGGAGGTCTACGGGGACCCCGACGTGCACCCGCAGCGCGAGGACTACTGGGGCCACGTGAACCCGGTCGGCCCGCGCAGCGTCTACGACGAGTCCAAGCGGTTCGCCGAGGCGACCACGGCCGCGTACCGCCGCGCGCGCGGCGTGGACGCGGGCATCGTGCGGATCTTCAACACCTACGGGCCGCGCATGCGCGGCCACGACGGGCGCATGGTGCCCACGTTCGTCCGCCAGGCGCTCGCGGGCGAGCCGCTCACCGTGGCGGGCGACGGCTCCCAGACCCGCTCGGTCTGCTACGTGGACGACCTCGTGGAGGGGATCCTCGCCTTCGCCCGCTCGGACCACCCGGGACCGGTGAACCTGGGCGACCCCACCGAGCTCACCGTGGCCCGCGTGGCCGAGGACGTGCTCGCCGCGACGGGCAGCGACGCGGGGATCGTCCACGTCGACCTGCCCGAGGACGACCCCCGCCGCCGTCGACCCGACACCGCGCTCGCGGAGCGCGTCCTCGGCTGGCGCGCGCGCACGCCCTGGCCCGAGGGCCTGGCCCGCACGGTCGCGTGGTTCCGCGAGGAGGCAGGGCGCGGACCTGCCGTGGCGGTCGCGACCGGCGCCGCCGGGGGGTCAGGAGGGGCGGACGCATGAGGCTCTCGGTGCACGGGTGCGGCTACCTCGGGGCCGTGCACGCCGCGGCGATGGCACGGCTCGGCCACGACGTCGTCGGGGTGGACGTCGACCGCGCCCGGGTCGACGCGCTCGCCGAGGGCCGGGCGCCGTTCTTCGAGCCGGGGCTCACGGCGCTGCTGGCCGGCTCCGACGGTCCCGGCTCCCTCACGTTCTCGACCGAGGCCGCGCGCGCCGCGGGCTCGGACGTCCACTTCCTGTGCGTCGGCACGCCGCAGTCGGCCGGGAGCGGGGTGGCCGACCTGCAGCAGCTCGACGCGGCGCTCGCCGCGCTGCGCCCGCACCTGCGGCCCGGCGCGGTCGTGGTCGGCAAGTCGACGGTGCCCGTCGGGACGGCGGAGCGGCTCGCCCGCGACCTGCCCGACGGCGTCGGCCTCGCGTGGAACCCCGAGTTCCTGCGCGAGGGTCACGCCGTCGTGGACACGCTGCACCCCGACCGGCTGGTCTACGGCGTGCCCGACGACGGCGACGCCCTCGTGGCGCGTCTCGACGCGGTCTACGGGCGGCTCCTGGACGACGGCGTCCCGCGCCTCGTGACCGACCTCGCCACGGCGGAGCTGGCCAAGGTGGCGGCGAACGCGTTCCTCGCGACGAAGATCTCGTTCGCGAACGCGGTCGCGGAGGTGTGCGAGGCCGCGGGCGGCGACGCCGTCGCGCTCGTCGGCACGATGGCGCTGGACCGCCGCATCGGCGGGGACTACCTGGGGGTGGGTCTCGGGTTCGGCGGCGGCTGCCTGCCCAAGGACATCCGCGCGTTCGCGGCCCGGGCGCGCGAGCTCGGCGTCGGGCCGGCCGTGTCCTTCCTCGACGAGGTCGACGCGATCAACGACCGCTGCCGGGACCGGGCGGTCGAGCTCGCCCGCGCGGCGTGCGGCGGCTCGCTCGCGGCCCGGCGGGTCGCCGTGCTCGGCGCCGCGTTCAAGCCCGACAGCGACGACGTGCGCAGCTCTCCCGCGCTCGCGCTCGCGCGGGCGATCGCCGCCGAGGGCGCCGACGTCGTCGTCACCGATCCCCAGGCGCTGGCTCTCGCGCAGGCCGCCGCCCCCGAGCTCGGGTACGCGGCCGACGCGCGCGAGGCGGCCGCCGGGGCCGACGTCGTCGTCCTCGCGACCGAGTGGGACGAGTACCGCGCCCTCGACCCGGACGACCTCGTCGGCGTCGTGCGCGCGCCTCGCCTCGTCGACGCGCGCAACGCCGTCGACCGCGGCCGGTGGCGCGCGGCGGGGTGGGACGTCCGCTCGCTCGGCGTCGCCGGCGTCCGCGCGGGACGGCCGCGGTCGAGCAGCCCGACGGCGTAGCCGGCGGTGAGCAGCGGCGACGAGGTCAGGCCCGCCGCGGTGCCACCGCGAGCAGCGCTCGGGCCGCGGCCACGACCTCGTCGACGGTGACCCGGTCGAGCGCCGGGTCGAGGGCGGCGGCGTGCGGGTCGCCGCGGTATCCGTCCGGCTGCCCACCAGGCCGCGCGGACGCCGCGTCGCCGCCGTGCCAGAGCACGACGTGGCGCTCCGGGTCGATCGCCGGGCCCCACGCCGACGGCGGGGTCGGCCCGAACAGGACGACCGACGGGGTGCCGAACCCCGTCGCGAGGTGCGCGACGCCCGTGTCGCCGCACACCACGAGGCGCGCGGTCGCGACGACGTCGGCGAGCGCGGGCAGGTCGAGCGTGCCCGCGGTGTCGGTCACGGCGCCCGTCGCGCCCGTCGCCTCCGCGAGGGACGCGGTGGCGTCCGCGACGACGCGCGCGCCGAGGTCGCGCTCGTCCGGGCCGCCCGTGACGACGACGTCGTGCCCCGCGACGGCGAGGTCGCGCGCGACGGCGGCGAAGCGGTCCGCGGGCCAGCGCCGGGACCCCGAGGCCGCACCCGGGTGGACGACGACGTGCCGCCCGCGCGACGCGGGCGGGTCGAGCCGCAGGTCCTCGCGCGAGCACGCTCCGCCCGCGGCCGTGACCAGGCGGCACCAGCGGTCGACCTCGTGCTCGTCGGGGTCCCAGCCCGGCCCGGCGACGCCCGCCTCGCGCGACGCGAACGCGACGACGTGCTCGGGCGCGGTGTCGAGGAGCACGCGGTGGCTCTGGGGCCCGCTGCCGTGCAGGTTCACGGCGACGTGCCCGGAGGGCGGGGCGCCGGACACCGCCTCGGACTCCTCGACCCACGCGAGGGGTGCGAGGCCCTGCGCGGGCACGACGCCGTCGACGAGCCCGAGGTCGCGGAGCCAGCCGCCCACCTCCTCCGGCGCGGCGAGCAGGACCCGGCGTCCGGGCCAGGCGCGGCGCACGCCGCGCAGGGCCGGGACCGCGGTGAGCGCGTCCCCGAGGCCGAGCGCGCGCAGCACGAGGACCGTGCCCGCGTCCTGGCCCCCGAGCCCCGGCAGGTCGGGCGCGAGCCCGGTGGCGTCGGTCGTCACGGCCACGACGTCTCGCCGGACGCCATGACGAGCATCTCCCGGATCTCGCAGCCGACCGGCTGGCGCAGCGCCGTCACGACGGCGGCCGCGGTCGCGCGCGGGTCGTTGAGGTCGGCGTCCGGGCCAGGCTTGTACTGCTCGGTGCGGCCGTCGAAGAACGCGGTGCGCATCCCGCCGGGCACGAGGCACGTCACGCCGACGCGTCCCGCGAGCTCGGCGGCGAGCGCCTGGGAGAACCCGCGGACGGCGAACTTGGACGCGCAGTACGCGGTCGCGTCGGACACGCCCTTGAGGCCGAGGGTCGACGCGACGGTGACGACCGTCCCGCGCCGCTCCTCGAGGAACGGCAGCGCGGCGCGCACGACGGCGACCGTCCCGAAGAGGTTGACGCGCACGACGCGCTCCCACGTCTCGACGTCGATCTCGTCGAGCCGCCCGCACGCGTCGGTGCCCGCGGCGGTGACGACCGCGTCGGGCGGGCCGACCTCCAGAGCCAGGCGCGCGACCGCCGCGGCCGCCGCGGCCGAGTCGGACAGGTCGACGACGGCGTGGGGCGCACCGCCCGCGGGCGCGACCCGGTCGAGGACGACCGGCTTGCCTCCCGCCGCCGTGACGGCGTCGACGAGCGCGGCGCCCAGGCCGCTCGCGCCGCCCGTGACGTAGACGGTGCCGAGCTCGCGCGGGGCCGGGGCCCGGCCGGGCTGCGGGGTGGTCGAGGTGGTCGAGGTCATGCGGTGGTCTCCTCCGTCAGGGTCGGGAGCCCGGGCGCGAACCGCCCGGAGCGTTCGAGGATCGAGGTCGTGGAGCGGCCGTCGACGTAGGGCAGGACGACGACCCGCCCGCCGTGGCGCCGGACCACCTCGGCCTCGGGCAGGGCCTCCTCGGTGTAGTCGCCGCCCTTCGCCCACACGTCCGGGCGCAGGCGGTCGAGCGCGGAGCACGGGTCGTCCTCGTCGAAGACGACGACGGCCGACACGCAGTCGAGCGCGGCGAGGACGCGGGCCCGGTCGGCCTGCCCGACGACGGGTCGCTGCGGCCCCTTGAGCCGCCGCACGGACGCGTCGCCGTTGAGGAGGACCACGAGGTGGTCGCCGAGGCGCGCCGCGGCCTCGAGCGTCGCGACGTGGCCCGCGTGGAGGATGTCGAAGCACCCGCCGGTGGCGACGACGGTGCCGCCCGCCGCGCGGAGCCGCGCGGCCACCGCCTCGGGCCCGCCCGGGTCCTGCGGCGAGGCCGCGTCGGAGGCAGCCCCGACGACGCGGGGCGCGCGGTCCGGCACCCCGTCCGTCACCGCGTCGGGCGCGCGGCGACCCGGGACGTCGGCGCGGCGCCGGTAACCCTCGGCGCCGCCGGCCGCGACCCAGGCCGAGGCCGAGGCGACCGCCGCGACGACCGCCTCGACGAGCTCGGCACCCCGGGCGAGCGCGACCGCCACCGTCGAGGCGAACCGGTCGCCCGCGCCGCAGGGGTCGCCGTGCGCGACGGTCGCGGGCACGTACGCGGGCTCCCCGTCGGCGCGCGCGACGAACGCTCCGTGCTCGCCCGCGGTGACGCACACCGCCCGCACGCCCCAGGCGGCGGCGAGCGCCCGGGCCAGGCCGCCCGGGTCGTCGGCGCACGCGTCGAGCCCGAGGGCCTCCGCCGCGTCGAGCGCCTCGGCGAGGTTGGGCGTGACGAGCGCGGTCCCGGGCACGGGCGCCCCGCCGCGCGGGTGGGGGTCCCACACGACCGTCCGGTCGCGGGCCGCGTGCTGGAGCGCGTCGCGCACGGGGCCGGCGTGCGTCGTGCCGGCCCCGTAGTCCGAGACGAGGACGACGTCGGCGCCCGCGAGCGCAGCCCGCACGGAGCGCTCGGGCACGTCGTCGGGACCCGCCGGACCGCCGTCGTCGACCCGGACGACGGTCTGCCCGCCCGAGCGCACGCGGGTCTTGCGCCGCGTGGTGCCCACCTGGGGCAGCGCCACGACGTCGAGGTGCGGACGCAGCAGCGCACGCAGCTCGCCGCCTGCCTCGTCGTCGCCGAACGGCGCGACGAGCCGCACGCGCGCCGCGTCGGCGGCGAGCAGGGCCGTCAGCCCCGCGCCACCGGGGCTGCGCCGGACGCCGAGCGTGTCGACCACGGGCACGGGCCCGTCGGGGGAGAAGCGCGTCACCTGGCCGTCGACGTCGCGGTCGAGCAGCACGTCGCCGACCACGACGACGCGCGGGCCCTGCGCTGCCGTGGACGACGGCGGGGGGACCGCGGCGGACGCTGCGGCGGGATCCTGCGTGGCCCGCCCGTCCACGGGCCCCTCGCCGGGCAGACCGTCGGGCGGGGCACCGGGCGCGTCGCCCCGCGCGGCCGCCTCCCGGTGGCGCACGTGCGCGTCGAGCGCCGCGCACAGCGCGTGCACGACGACGAGGTGGAGCTCCTGGACCGACGACGTCGACGCCCCGCGCAGGGCGAGCACGTCGTCGCACGCGGCGGCCAGCGCGCAGTCCCGCGGACCGGTGAGCGCCCACGTCGTGAGGCCGAGCTCGCGCGCCCGGCGGGCCGCGGCGACGACGTTCTCGCTCTCGCCCGACGTCGACAGCAGCACGAGGACGTCGCCCGGCCGCCCGTGCGCGGCGACCTGCCGTGCGTACATCTCGCCGACGCCGTAGTCGTTGACGATCGCGGTGAGGCTCGACGTCTCGGCGTGCAGGCTGATCGCCGAGAGGGGCGTCCGCTCGCCGTCGAAGCGCCCCACGAGCTCGGCCGTGAGGTGCTGCGCCTCGGCGGCGCTGCCGCCGTTGCCCGCGACGAGCAGCCGCCCGCCCGCGAGCACGGTGTCGGCGAGCCGCGCGCCCCACGCGTCGAGGCGCCCGGCCTCGGCCGTGAGCAGGTCGAGGCCGTCGTGCAGGTCCGCGGCGTGCTCGCGCAGCCAGCGTCGCGCCGCGTCCTGCGGGCCGGCGCTGCCCCCGGGCCGGTGCGCCGTCACGGTGCGCTCACCGCCCGCAGCGCGGCGCGGGCACCGACGACGGGCCGTGCGCGCCCCGGCTCGGCGCGGCGCGCGGCCACGACGAGCTCGTACGACTCGGCGGTGCGGGCCGCGACCGTCGACCACCCGTACAGGTGCTCGGCCCGGACGCGCGCCGCCGAGCCCAGGCGCTCCGCGAACGCCGGGTCGCCGGCGAGCCGCCGGAGGGCCGCCGCGAGCGCCCCGGGGTCCCGCGGCGGGACGAGCAGGCCGGTGCGCCCGTCGACGACCGAGTCGAGCAGGCCGCCGACGGCCGCACCGACGACGGGGCGTCCGCACGCGGCGGCCTCGAGCGGGACGATGCCGAACGGCTCGTACCAGGGGTCGCACACCACGGCGTCGGCGGCGTGCATGAGGTCGCGCACGTCGTCCTGGGTCACGCTGCCGACGAACCGCACCCGGTCCGGCACCCCCGACGCGTCCGCGACCGCGCGCAGCCGGAGCACCTCGGGGTCGTGGTCGAGGGCGTCCGCGGCCGGTCCGCCCGCCACGACGAGCTCGGCGCCCGGCAGCTCCGCGAGCGCCTCGATCACGGTGTCCACGCCCTTGCGCTCGACGAGGCGGCCGACCGAGAGCAGGCGCAGGCGTCCGGGCTCGCGGTGCAGGTGGTCCGAGCGGTC includes the following:
- a CDS encoding nucleotide sugar dehydrogenase, which encodes MRLSVHGCGYLGAVHAAAMARLGHDVVGVDVDRARVDALAEGRAPFFEPGLTALLAGSDGPGSLTFSTEAARAAGSDVHFLCVGTPQSAGSGVADLQQLDAALAALRPHLRPGAVVVGKSTVPVGTAERLARDLPDGVGLAWNPEFLREGHAVVDTLHPDRLVYGVPDDGDALVARLDAVYGRLLDDGVPRLVTDLATAELAKVAANAFLATKISFANAVAEVCEAAGGDAVALVGTMALDRRIGGDYLGVGLGFGGGCLPKDIRAFAARARELGVGPAVSFLDEVDAINDRCRDRAVELARAACGGSLAARRVAVLGAAFKPDSDDVRSSPALALARAIAAEGADVVVTDPQALALAQAAAPELGYAADAREAAAGADVVVLATEWDEYRALDPDDLVGVVRAPRLVDARNAVDRGRWRAAGWDVRSLGVAGVRAGRPRSSSPTA
- a CDS encoding glycosyltransferase — translated: MKIAMISEHASPLAALGGVDAGGQNVHVASLATRLGAQGHRVEVFTRRDDASLPERVPLARGVDVVHVDAGPPVAVPKDDLLPHMDAFGADLLRRWVEPGPRPDVVHAHFWMSGIAGLLSAPALGVPLVQTFHALGSVKRRHQGAHDTSPAERVARERLLCRAVDRIVATCADEVAELVALGADPDRIDVVPCGVDLGRFLPDADRSDHLHREPGRLRLLSVGRLVERKGVDTVIEALAELPGAELVVAGGPAADALDHDPEVLRLRAVADASGVPDRVRFVGSVTQDDVRDLMHAADAVVCDPWYEPFGIVPLEAAACGRPVVGAAVGGLLDSVVDGRTGLLVPPRDPGALAAALRRLAGDPAFAERLGSAARVRAEHLYGWSTVAARTAESYELVVAARRAEPGRARPVVGARAALRAVSAP
- a CDS encoding NAD-dependent epimerase/dehydratase family protein, which translates into the protein MGDTSVVRGAGTTGRRARRAVVLGGAGFVGSHVCEALVARGTEVVCVDDLSTGEVRNLDALRDEPRFRFVAADVSAGIDVPDPGRVDLVLHLASPASPVDYLRLPLETLLVGSAGTRHGLELAGRAGARFVLASTSEVYGDPDVHPQREDYWGHVNPVGPRSVYDESKRFAEATTAAYRRARGVDAGIVRIFNTYGPRMRGHDGRMVPTFVRQALAGEPLTVAGDGSQTRSVCYVDDLVEGILAFARSDHPGPVNLGDPTELTVARVAEDVLAATGSDAGIVHVDLPEDDPRRRRPDTALAERVLGWRARTPWPEGLARTVAWFREEAGRGPAVAVATGAAGGSGGADA
- a CDS encoding APC family permease, whose product is MSAPPAPQDQAVDPQTRLSRSVGGRLLYLFILGDVLGAGVYALVGEMAGEVGGAVWLPLLVALGLALLTAGSYAELVTKYPQAGGAAVFADRAFRSPLVSFLVGFSMLAAGVTSAAGLSLAFAGDYLATFVDAPDRLVAVLFLALVAALNARGIKESLRANVAMTAIELSGLVLVVVLAAVVLGRGEGSPGRVTQFAEGTTPALAVLAAAILAYYSFVGFETSANLAEEVRDVRRTYPRALFGALVTAGVVYVAVGVAAVAVVDPQTLAGSTGPLLEVVDAEGSVPAWVFSLVALIAVANGALLTMIMSSRLAYGMAEQGLLPSVLGRVLPHRRTPWVAIVVTTAVAMGLVFTGDVAGLAETVVLLLLLVFASTNVAVLVLRRDSVDAPHFRVATVVPVLGVASCVLLLTQQDAVTWLRAGILLAVGAVLYVVVRWTRRAADARAA
- a CDS encoding glycosyltransferase family 9 protein; the protein is MTTDATGLAPDLPGLGGQDAGTVLVLRALGLGDALTAVPALRGVRRAWPGRRVLLAAPEEVGGWLRDLGLVDGVVPAQGLAPLAWVEESEAVSGAPPSGHVAVNLHGSGPQSHRVLLDTAPEHVVAFASREAGVAGPGWDPDEHEVDRWCRLVTAAGGACSREDLRLDPPASRGRHVVVHPGAASGSRRWPADRFAAVARDLAVAGHDVVVTGGPDERDLGARVVADATASLAEATGATGAVTDTAGTLDLPALADVVATARLVVCGDTGVAHLATGFGTPSVVLFGPTPPSAWGPAIDPERHVVLWHGGDAASARPGGQPDGYRGDPHAAALDPALDRVTVDEVVAAARALLAVAPRRA
- a CDS encoding LacI family DNA-binding transcriptional regulator, which produces MTLTRVAQRAGVSASTASRYLRGQLNVQPETAARIDAAVREVGYVVPAPGPAAREHERRTGVVALVVPDFVNPFFTALAEEVARLAGDRRVPLVVALSTRHGDAESGLGQLLASDGSLGGVVYVGMSRTDDRLARAVADGLPVVVIDEEVDLDLPVETITVDNYGGAYQATSYLVQQGHRRIAHVAGPAELSTTQDRLRGYVDAMHDAGLDVDPDLVRHGPYTEQFGASTFPYLTRPGNAPTAVFVGSDIVAVGMLGAAELHGISIPDDLSVVGCDGIRVGQWLRPKLTTLEQPVAALALAAMDAIERSMTGERRTGAPARTVLPLHLVVRGSVSRPADR
- a CDS encoding PfkB family carbohydrate kinase, giving the protein MTAHRPGGSAGPQDAARRWLREHAADLHDGLDLLTAEAGRLDAWGARLADTVLAGGRLLVAGNGGSAAEAQHLTAELVGRFDGERTPLSAISLHAETSSLTAIVNDYGVGEMYARQVAAHGRPGDVLVLLSTSGESENVVAAARRARELGLTTWALTGPRDCALAAACDDVLALRGASTSSVQELHLVVVHALCAALDAHVRHREAAARGDAPGAPPDGLPGEGPVDGRATQDPAAASAAVPPPSSTAAQGPRVVVVGDVLLDRDVDGQVTRFSPDGPVPVVDTLGVRRSPGGAGLTALLAADAARVRLVAPFGDDEAGGELRALLRPHLDVVALPQVGTTRRKTRVRSGGQTVVRVDDGGPAGPDDVPERSVRAALAGADVVLVSDYGAGTTHAGPVRDALQHAARDRTVVWDPHPRGGAPVPGTALVTPNLAEALDAAEALGLDACADDPGGLARALAAAWGVRAVCVTAGEHGAFVARADGEPAYVPATVAHGDPCGAGDRFASTVAVALARGAELVEAVVAAVASASAWVAAGGAEGYRRRADVPGRRAPDAVTDGVPDRAPRVVGAASDAASPQDPGGPEAVAARLRAAGGTVVATGGCFDILHAGHVATLEAAARLGDHLVVLLNGDASVRRLKGPQRPVVGQADRARVLAALDCVSAVVVFDEDDPCSALDRLRPDVWAKGGDYTEEALPEAEVVRRHGGRVVVLPYVDGRSTTSILERSGRFAPGLPTLTEETTA
- a CDS encoding SDR family oxidoreductase, translating into MTSTTSTTPQPGRAPAPRELGTVYVTGGASGLGAALVDAVTAAGGKPVVLDRVAPAGGAPHAVVDLSDSAAAAAAVARLALEVGPPDAVVTAAGTDACGRLDEIDVETWERVVRVNLFGTVAVVRAALPFLEERRGTVVTVASTLGLKGVSDATAYCASKFAVRGFSQALAAELAGRVGVTCLVPGGMRTAFFDGRTEQYKPGPDADLNDPRATAAAVVTALRQPVGCEIREMLVMASGETSWP